A region of Nostoc sp. HK-01 DNA encodes the following proteins:
- a CDS encoding DEAD/DEAH box helicase domain-containing protein, giving the protein MKLSIKLQDLLQQNESAIVAASTFLSQKLAFLDCTGVVTVTSEQLALLFSSIPDDWDFQEFEELLNISTVNPIFNHQLQEWINQRLGNTQIQLLSTNDELINTNDLDIFNFRNEVIGDYRRYIESFLKIRDRKVKEFVDAELDKGQLWTDPLVQLNPSYRKGATAKELIQQQILHPDCEKYFCRKDGTPFTFHYHQKQAFETAQRQEPYVVTTGTGSGKSMTYVVPIFDDLLRHPEISGVRAILVYPMNALINSQKEELDKFLRQVPNTHIRVEQYTGQESLTRKTEIQNNPPHILLTNYVMLELMLSRTHENKLVESPNLKFLVLDELHTYRGRQGADVAILIRKLCQRSRSDDTLLCIGTSATMSTEGSRQQRRQVVADVASKLFGVEIKPGNVIDETLERSIGRTEPTVEELRQAILAGLPSEVEQTPKEFKNHPLSYWVEMNFGLEEKEGHLVRRQPISLETGATKLAQQTQITEETCLNVLKQMFLWGSKTNGLAFRLHQFISQGGSVYATIEKPNKRHFTLEGQYTTTDNRLLYPLVFCRECGQDYYVVRYDTDKHIILPQLPTALDVSPDDADITEGYLTLDEPGLWDTGDEDRLPDSWFSETKKKGRVAKKDFARFIPQKLQVLPNGKVTSSLLQGTNCWFIPKPFITCLNCGVLHDKKRNEFTKLSRLSSEGRSTATTLLCLSTTSRLKQVFTGERAKAAKILSFTDNRQDASLQAGHFNDFVQTSFLRAALLGAIQAKGQLTHSELASVVVQYMGINQEDYAQERSEYGGGKRRNEEAFRKLIEYRLYEDLRRGWRIVQPNLEQCGLLVIEYDALQEVCADNSFWQKHRHPVLLQASPQERLTVTQTLLNQLRRELAIDAKLLQPDQKDSLKSEVIQAIKEPWVFDNNEYLYLATWATVNSSMERAKVKLTTKSRIGRFLRSPKTWSSRSEPLTDAEFNSLITTLISALCDAGYLVQQKSEVQLRIDSLLWKATQIKEIPPDPLTSRRLQGNDQVKISVNQFFQEFYQNNARQIRTMEGREHTGQVKNKDRQEREEKFRQGQLAALFCSPTMELGIDISDLSVVHLRNVPPSPANYAQRSGRAGRSGQEALVITYASIGSGHDQYFFKRQNQMVAGVVAPPKLELANQDLIKSHIYSIWLAHTGVYLEDSMNKILDLEIEGYPIKDSIEQQLTLSPAKLAQCLQASQSILSDIFCQDDLQKASWYSVNWLQITIENALNAFSRACKRWRDLYTESVKQLESARLTIDRSARGDVTQEERSNAEAQAREAQRQIDLLVGHTQGKTNSQFEFYPYRYFAAEGFLPGFNFPRLPVRAFIPAGEGGEFISRPRSMALREFAPNNVLYYEGSKFMVAKTKVPLGGIEGEYKRVSVCATCGYYHDGDFRDTCENCGAEIKPDAHGNIAKLTRVLPMETAIARRRERITCDEEERLKYGYNITTHFRYASQKCESATVEAADGTSLFKLTYGATATIWRINRGLKKNREERGFKLNPITGVWGDSKNPQAQQTPDSLHTEINLMVDDTCNILVVEPLDVPAENKEAFITTLQYTLKTAIQAVYKLEADELDCERLGEGKYLLFWEAAEGGAGVLSQLLEKPEAFRKIADAALDICHFKEPKDSCIQACYECLLSYRNQFDHALINRHIIKPWLDVLLESNVITQVKGLSRDQQYQKLLEQTDPNSDFERVVLQEIYQRGYKLPDAAQELIPEANCKPDFIYKEEAIAIFCDGSVHDSPDKQKQDKIKRDNLIHKANYTTVLTLRHNEDWQSKLIILERQ; this is encoded by the coding sequence ATGAAATTGTCAATTAAACTTCAGGACTTATTACAGCAAAATGAAAGTGCAATTGTAGCAGCCAGCACGTTTCTCAGCCAAAAACTAGCATTCTTAGATTGTACAGGCGTGGTAACAGTCACTTCTGAACAATTAGCTCTTTTATTTTCTAGTATTCCTGACGATTGGGATTTCCAAGAATTTGAAGAACTTCTCAACATATCTACTGTTAATCCTATTTTCAATCATCAACTGCAAGAATGGATTAATCAGCGATTAGGAAACACTCAAATCCAGCTTCTAAGTACGAATGATGAATTAATCAATACCAACGATCTTGATATTTTTAACTTCCGTAATGAGGTAATAGGCGACTACCGCCGTTATATAGAAAGCTTCCTCAAAATCCGCGATCGCAAAGTCAAAGAATTTGTAGATGCAGAATTAGACAAGGGGCAACTTTGGACTGATCCCCTGGTTCAACTCAATCCCAGTTATAGAAAAGGTGCAACAGCCAAAGAATTAATACAGCAGCAAATTCTTCATCCAGACTGCGAGAAATACTTTTGTAGAAAAGACGGTACACCTTTTACTTTTCACTACCACCAAAAGCAAGCATTTGAAACTGCACAACGCCAAGAACCTTATGTTGTAACCACAGGTACAGGTTCCGGTAAAAGCATGACTTACGTTGTGCCTATATTCGATGATTTACTGCGTCATCCTGAAATTTCAGGAGTTAGGGCAATATTGGTTTATCCGATGAATGCCCTAATTAACTCGCAAAAAGAAGAACTCGATAAATTCTTGCGCCAAGTTCCTAATACTCACATACGCGTCGAACAATACACTGGGCAAGAAAGTTTAACTAGAAAAACCGAAATTCAAAACAATCCACCCCACATTTTGCTTACTAACTACGTGATGCTAGAGTTAATGCTTTCACGCACTCACGAAAATAAGTTAGTAGAGTCTCCCAATTTAAAATTCCTGGTACTTGATGAATTACATACTTATCGAGGACGGCAAGGTGCAGACGTTGCTATCTTAATTCGCAAACTTTGCCAACGCAGCAGAAGTGATGATACATTACTCTGCATTGGTACAAGTGCCACTATGTCAACTGAAGGTTCTCGCCAACAACGCCGTCAGGTAGTTGCGGATGTTGCCAGTAAGTTATTTGGTGTAGAAATCAAACCGGGCAATGTTATTGATGAAACACTAGAGCGTTCTATTGGTCGTACTGAACCTACTGTTGAAGAACTACGCCAAGCAATTTTGGCAGGTTTACCTAGTGAAGTAGAACAGACACCAAAAGAATTTAAAAATCATCCTTTAAGCTATTGGGTAGAAATGAACTTCGGTTTAGAAGAAAAGGAAGGACATCTCGTCCGCCGTCAACCCATTAGTTTAGAGACAGGTGCAACTAAACTTGCCCAACAAACCCAGATAACAGAAGAAACTTGTTTAAATGTCTTAAAACAGATGTTTCTCTGGGGCAGTAAAACCAATGGGTTGGCATTCCGCTTGCATCAATTCATTTCGCAAGGTGGAAGCGTTTACGCCACAATTGAAAAACCAAATAAACGCCATTTCACTCTTGAAGGTCAATATACAACTACAGACAACCGCCTTCTTTATCCCCTTGTATTCTGCCGGGAATGCGGACAAGATTACTATGTTGTGCGCTACGATACTGATAAGCACATCATCTTACCCCAGTTGCCCACCGCATTGGATGTTAGTCCTGACGATGCAGATATTACAGAAGGTTATCTTACCTTAGATGAACCAGGGCTATGGGATACGGGGGATGAAGACAGGCTTCCTGATTCTTGGTTTAGCGAAACTAAAAAGAAAGGACGGGTTGCTAAAAAAGACTTTGCACGGTTTATCCCTCAAAAGCTGCAAGTCTTACCTAACGGTAAAGTCACATCATCCTTGTTACAAGGAACTAATTGTTGGTTTATTCCCAAACCCTTTATTACCTGTCTCAACTGCGGCGTACTTCATGATAAAAAACGGAATGAATTTACTAAACTCTCTCGCCTCAGCAGTGAAGGACGCAGTACGGCTACCACCCTGCTTTGTCTTTCTACCACTAGCCGCCTCAAACAAGTCTTCACTGGAGAGAGAGCTAAAGCAGCCAAGATTCTCAGTTTCACGGATAATCGTCAAGATGCTTCTTTACAAGCTGGACATTTCAATGATTTTGTCCAAACCAGCTTCCTACGGGCTGCTCTTTTAGGTGCAATTCAAGCTAAAGGTCAACTTACTCACAGCGAATTAGCTAGTGTTGTTGTCCAGTACATGGGAATTAACCAAGAAGACTACGCTCAAGAACGTTCTGAATATGGTGGTGGCAAGCGACGGAATGAAGAAGCCTTCCGAAAACTCATTGAATACCGACTTTACGAAGACTTACGCAGGGGATGGCGAATTGTCCAACCTAACCTAGAACAGTGCGGACTTTTGGTAATTGAATATGACGCATTGCAGGAAGTTTGTGCCGATAATAGCTTTTGGCAAAAACACCGCCACCCAGTTCTACTACAAGCCAGCCCTCAAGAACGTCTCACTGTTACCCAAACATTATTGAACCAACTGCGGCGAGAATTGGCTATTGATGCCAAACTGTTGCAACCAGACCAAAAAGATTCTCTTAAAAGCGAGGTAATTCAAGCCATTAAAGAACCTTGGGTTTTTGATAATAACGAATATTTGTACTTGGCAACCTGGGCAACAGTTAATAGCAGTATGGAGAGAGCGAAAGTCAAACTTACTACTAAAAGTAGAATTGGACGATTTTTGCGATCGCCTAAAACATGGTCATCCCGCAGTGAACCTTTAACAGATGCAGAGTTTAATAGCTTAATCACCACCTTAATTAGTGCTTTATGTGATGCTGGCTATTTAGTTCAACAAAAATCTGAGGTGCAGTTACGCATTGACTCACTACTATGGAAAGCAACTCAGATCAAAGAAATCCCGCCAGATCCCTTAACATCACGTCGTTTGCAGGGTAATGACCAAGTTAAAATCTCGGTTAATCAGTTTTTTCAAGAGTTTTACCAAAATAATGCCCGACAAATCCGCACAATGGAAGGGCGGGAGCATACCGGACAAGTCAAAAACAAAGACCGCCAAGAACGAGAAGAGAAATTCCGCCAAGGGCAGTTAGCTGCTTTATTCTGTTCCCCCACAATGGAATTAGGGATTGATATTTCTGACCTCAGCGTAGTTCATCTGCGAAACGTTCCTCCCAGTCCAGCCAACTATGCCCAACGCAGTGGTCGCGCAGGAAGAAGTGGACAAGAAGCTTTAGTAATTACCTATGCTTCTATTGGTAGCGGTCACGACCAATATTTCTTTAAACGCCAAAATCAAATGGTAGCTGGGGTAGTTGCCCCACCAAAACTAGAATTGGCTAACCAAGATTTGATTAAATCTCACATATATTCAATTTGGCTGGCACATACTGGGGTTTACTTGGAAGACTCCATGAATAAAATTCTAGATTTGGAAATAGAAGGCTATCCCATTAAAGACAGCATTGAGCAACAACTTACCCTCAGCCCTGCCAAATTAGCTCAATGTCTGCAAGCTAGTCAGTCTATTCTCTCTGATATTTTCTGCCAAGACGACCTGCAAAAAGCCTCTTGGTATTCGGTCAATTGGTTACAAATAACTATTGAAAATGCTCTGAATGCTTTTAGCCGAGCCTGTAAGCGTTGGCGAGATTTGTACACAGAATCAGTTAAGCAATTAGAATCTGCACGTCTCACTATCGACCGTTCAGCTAGAGGTGATGTTACACAGGAAGAACGCAGCAATGCCGAAGCCCAAGCACGAGAAGCACAGCGACAAATTGACTTGCTTGTAGGACACACCCAAGGCAAAACTAATTCTCAATTTGAATTTTATCCCTATCGCTACTTTGCTGCCGAAGGATTTTTACCAGGATTCAACTTTCCTCGCCTGCCTGTTCGGGCATTTATCCCGGCTGGTGAAGGTGGTGAATTCATCTCTCGCCCTCGCTCAATGGCATTACGTGAATTTGCTCCTAACAATGTTCTGTACTATGAAGGCAGCAAATTCATGGTAGCTAAAACTAAAGTTCCTCTTGGCGGCATTGAAGGCGAATATAAGCGAGTTAGTGTTTGTGCTACTTGCGGCTACTACCACGATGGCGATTTTCGTGATACTTGTGAAAATTGCGGTGCAGAAATTAAACCTGATGCTCATGGCAATATAGCTAAATTGACTCGTGTATTGCCAATGGAAACTGCGATCGCTCGTCGTCGAGAACGAATCACTTGCGATGAAGAAGAACGGCTCAAATACGGCTATAACATTACAACTCACTTCCGTTACGCCAGTCAAAAGTGCGAATCAGCAACAGTTGAAGCAGCTGATGGCACATCCTTGTTCAAATTAACTTATGGGGCTACAGCTACCATCTGGCGAATTAATCGCGGACTAAAGAAAAATAGAGAAGAACGAGGATTTAAGCTGAATCCAATAACGGGGGTATGGGGTGATAGTAAAAACCCACAGGCTCAACAGACTCCTGATAGTCTCCATACCGAAATCAACTTGATGGTTGATGATACTTGCAATATTCTAGTTGTTGAGCCATTAGATGTTCCGGCTGAAAATAAGGAAGCCTTTATAACGACCCTGCAATACACTTTAAAAACAGCGATTCAAGCTGTCTATAAACTGGAAGCAGATGAACTTGATTGTGAACGTCTAGGTGAAGGTAAGTATTTACTATTTTGGGAAGCTGCTGAAGGTGGCGCAGGTGTATTATCCCAATTACTGGAAAAACCAGAGGCATTTAGAAAAATTGCTGATGCCGCTTTAGATATCTGCCATTTCAAAGAGCCAAAAGACAGTTGCATTCAAGCTTGTTATGAATGCTTGCTTTCTTATCGCAATCAGTTTGACCATGCACTGATTAACCGTCACATCATCAAACCTTGGCTTGATGTCCTACTAGAAAGTAATGTTATTACTCAAGTCAAAGGTCTTTCTCGTGATCAGCAATACCAAAAGCTACTGGAGCAAACAGACCCTAACTCTGATTTTGAGCGTGTAGTGTTACAGGAAATTTATCAACGAGGTTATAAACTACCTGACGCTGCACAGGAATTAATTCCAGAAGCCAACTGTAAGCCAGATTTTATTTATAAAGAGGAGGCGATCGCTATTTTCTGTGATGGTTCAGTTCATGATAGCCCTGATAAGCAAAAGCAAGACAAGATTAAACGCGATAATCTTATACATAAGGCTAATTACACTACCGTTTTGACATTGCGGCACAATGAAGATTGGCAATCTAAACTGATTATTCTGGAAAGACAGTAA